Below is a genomic region from Astyanax mexicanus isolate ESR-SI-001 chromosome 25, AstMex3_surface, whole genome shotgun sequence.
TCTATTTACTATAAGGCCAGGGTCATGGACTTGGTCCAGGCTATAAAGAGACTGGCTGTTGACCTATACACACTTTCTGACCTGTGAAGTCCTAAAAGTGTGGGAGTCGTTAGGGGCATTCAGTCCCAGTGACGTGCCCCTTCTGTGCCTTTCTGTACGTagattcaactcaactcaactcaacactaggattaatattagtggtgtcaatcgaataaaaatgtatttgtattaatcacaacaatgtttagtgattaatcatgattaaaatcatgatttaaaaaaaatgagtgctGTTATTTCCCTGTCTCCGCATACTGGCACAACATCCTTGCAACGTCtaatttattcataaaaaaacaaacaaacaaacaaaaaacaacataaaataatgaggtctggtaggtttgttgggtgtttgattgattgtttttgaccatattgaaaaaaaaaaattaaaataacctTAATTAAATGTACTCTCACCCGAGAGGTcgctaaatccccaaatccaaaAAAAAATGCGATTTTGgatgtatttttaattacatgAGATTGGTCCAGTGTTGTTAGCAAGATTAGCATAGCATCTCCTGCTGTAAACCAAACAATACACCCTAAATACAGATCAGGATTAATAACTTGCTTTAAAATAATACTGCTTTCATCCTGTTAAAGTAAGTGCTTTTGCTGCAGTTATTAGACTATTATATCCATATATTTTACTACTATAACTCTTCTTAACCTTTATGCTTCTGTACTATTTGGTAGAAGAGGGACATATAACCCTGTAGGTGGTACCCGTAATTTAACCATTAAAAATGAAATCATCATGAATAATGAAAATTGAATCTGATTCTCTTTTTtgtgcatatatatgtgtttgtatgaTAGGCCCTTCTGAAGCGTCTGGAGTCAGTGAAGCCCACTCGAGGAATGACCCGAGCAGAGCAGCTAGCAGACTATCAGCGCCAGGCAGGATATCTCGGAATACCCGCCCCACTTTCCAGACCCCCTTCAGGTACATACATGCCCATCTGCATCACTAGTTCACAAAATTCTGTTATATTGGCCTCCATTAATTAATCTCAATGGAACAATCTTGTCTGCAAAGGGCTGGTGTGACTTCAGGGTTTTATTCTAACCAAGAAAAACCACATGTGATCCAACTTGGAAGCCAGTTGCTCTCAGGTTATTTGGAATGGAAAATCACAGCCACACCTGCCTGCCCTTTTTGGATAAAACTAAACTTGATACATTGAGCTCAAATTATTGAATCAGGCTCAATAGTGCTGAAGTGTTtataaactccagcagcactgctgtgtccgaACTACTaataacagcacaacacacattacaaactcaccactgttttaaaagctttaatagaTATTAGTGCCCTAAGTGCTCACAGAAGAGGTGGGTCTTCAGCTGGCATTTGAAGATATAAGATGATCTGCCATGTTGCTTTTTTATATTCCACAGGAAAAGGATCCAGACCCTGTAGTTCAAACAGCCCTCGCAAAGCAAGATCTGAAACGGCGAAGTCCAGTAGATCCACAGCTTCACCGCCGGCCTGGTCCTAAATTTATGTTGACTGATGCTAGGTGTAAATCATAAGTGTAGGTTTCCAGCATTTATCTTTAGGTACATGGAAGTCCTCTTAACCTTCTTGATTGTTTTTGATTGTCATTACAGGAACTTTGAGAGCCTATTGTTACTaagttaatgaggtcctgcaagcAGTGGCCCTATGCTTTTTGAACACACACTCTGCTCTGGTgcatttcagcaggacaatgctcgtccacacactgctgcagttTTATAGGCTtgtctactgcaaaatctgcaggaaatgTGTGAGGatatttgagctgcatgggaTTAAATTAAATGTCTGGCATCCAACACTCTTTCTTTAATGATGAGTGCATATTAGACATTCTCAAACATAAGTCCTAGCTGTCCTTGATTTACACATAATACTCACAGCTCAACTCATAAAGGACTTGACAATCAGCTGCTGAGTTAATTTAGATGTGTCAAAGCTACTACAGGCCTACCATATGATTACGACAAAGACCCATGGCTTAACTGATCCTAGATCTTTATATTGAAGCTATAAAGCACTGTACATTGCACTCTAACTGTTTTAGAAACATATGTAGAGTATAGTATATAGTTTTCACAGCTCAAAGATGTTTAAAATACATTCCCTAAAGAGCTGAAGAGCTAAACAGACTGTGCCTATCTTTGTGCAGCTTAATACAGAGCCTTTATCCTTACCCTTGGCGTGTTTGACGTTTGAATATATGATAAATATAGACGTATGAGTTTAAACATGAGTTTACGTTGTGGTGTTGACTGTCATTAGAGCATATGTGTGTTGATAATACTGTtgaaaagacaaaaatatatatttgatattgtTTTGGTAttgaaaagtaaataataaaataaagtaatttattaaatgtcatctgtttattaatttttatattcTCGTTTGCTTCTGGTCAGGTAATCTATCTGGAATCTGTAGGAGAAATGCAGGAGTAGCCTCTGGACGAGGCACGAGTCCTGAATCAGttcaataccacacacacacaggcatacactCAGTCTCCCACCTGCTGTGATAAATAGATGTGTCAGTGCTGTTGGTGTTCCAGACCGTGCAGGCAATGCTGACCCCTTTGACTCTCATTAACTTACACACACTTGCTGACAGACGAAAGTCATTGGTGTTGCTGGCATGTGGAGAGAGTGACTGGTTATTGCATTGTAATGCAGTTTGACCCACTAGATATATCTGTAACACACCCTCCTCCTTCAGAATTAGTGTCTAGAATAATGTCaattgtttctacatccattatccattttttcagcttcactgatTATATAGAAGCAGTtgggtttttaaacacctcagtgtcactgctggactgagaatagtccaccaacagtgtcctgtaggaaacACCACCCTGTGAGTTGTTGGTTAATTAAGTGTACAttacaggtgcatttaaaaaaataggatttaattgaaagtaattcagttcaaagtgtaaaactcatatattacaagATCtacagtattacacacagagtaatctatttagGCTAATGAAAacgtcagtatctcagaaaatattaaattaaattttatataagaccaattggtacttttggcagtgtaggcaatgtgccaagtcctgctggaaaatgaaatccgcatctccataaaagttatctaTTTgcgaactgaattactgaaacaaattAACTttataatgatattctaattcaaATATTTGTCGACACCCCTTTTATAATTGCTGCCATTACTGGATTACACAGATATGAAAACACATGCCTTTCTAGTCACTTCAGAGAATTGCAATTGTGTATACTGTGTACCTTTTTTTACTAGTGAGAAAAACCCACAAAAGCAAAAAAgtggaattatttatttttatttttattaaaagaacatGTATAAGGTGGACAATGCCACGAAAAACAGTCGACCTTCCAGTGTACAGCCGCTGCAGAGCCCTCCGCTCTAGCACTAGCCATGGTTTCTAAATggaacaaaaaacataaataacccaaaaactaatttaaagatcTCCAAAAGTACCAAGAGTAGTCGGAACAGATGGGAACATCTGAGGTACGATGGTAAGGGTTTAAACATATTTACACAGGTCTAGGAGTGGGTGATGAAGTGGCTGCTCACATTCGCTCTTTCAAACACTCACACATGCGCCACAATCTGGGCTGGTTTAGTTTAGTAGTGGGACGTGCTTTTATCCCTCTCCTTGTGCTGGGTGGTGGTATCACGTTACACGGTTAAGACAAAACATGGTGTTAAGGGTCTCCTCCTTCAGTGGGACAAATTTGGATAGAGAATGTTTATGTGTACTTCTTGATCTCATCATAGAGGACAAGCACGAAGGCACCGCCCATGCCCCTGAGCACGTTAGACCAAGCACCCTTGAAGAAGGCTTTTGGGCCCTCATCTTTGGTGATCCTCTTCCAGCAGTCGATTGTGCCCTTGTACATGATGTCAGCTATTGGGAGAGAGAAATGCATGTGTATTAAAATATGGAACTGAATGTAACTTTAGGAATGTATCAAGATATATCCCAACCCTGACCTAAGAGTACCCTATACCAGTCATTAGGGAACTCGTATGCCAGCCTACGTGACCAACCTCTTCCTGGAGAACTACCTTCCATCCAACTTTAACTCCAATCACCAATTAATCCCACCGGATCCATCAAAATACTGACCCAAAGAGTGCATAATCAATTGAATAGATAGTGTGTTAGATAAGGGGTGAGATGGTAGGTCTACAGCAGTAGGGTTGATGACCCAGGTCCTACAGGGTCCAGATTTTGGTCCCAGCAGTACACAGGGATAGAGGCCCAACAAAACAACTTCTACACTAAGGTACCTTAAACAGTTGCAGAGCAAAGATACTCTAAGGCTATTGTTGAAAACTAGTGAAACATATTGTGAGAAAACCTGTCTGGCTCACCTCCTTTGCGTCCAGACTGCATCATCATACGACGTCTGACAGTATCGAAGGGATAGGAGATGATGCCAGCCACTGCTGTGACAGTCTGGGCGATCATCCAGCTGACGACGATGTGCGTGTTCTTGGGGTCTGGCAGCATGCCTGGAAGACAAGGTCCACCACCATTGTTAAGCCTTACTGTTTAGACATTCACtaacaaaaatatttacaaatgaaCTGCACACAAAAGTCATTGTGTGGAGTTCCCCAATCCAATCTTGGGTTTGGGTTGGGAATAGCTGGTTTACAGTGTAGCAAAGACAGTTGGGTGTGATGTCTGGTGGCATCCTGCACCACTTACCTTTAGCTGTGTCATAGATACCGAAGTAAGCAGCTCTGTAGATGATGATGCCCTGGACAGACACGTTGAAGCCGAGGTAGAGACCCCTGACACCATCAGACTTGAAGATCTTTGCGAGACAGTTGCCAAGGCCAGTGAACTCTCTTTCTGCAGTACCTTTTCCAATGTCAGCGGCCAGCCTGGTCCTGGCAAAATCCAGAGGGTAGACGAAGCAGAGGGATGTGGCACCAGCAGCACCACCGGAGGCCAGGTTACCAGCGAAGTAGCGCCAGAACTGCTTGTTCTTGTCCACGCCACCGAGGAAGACCTTCTTGTACTTGTCCTTGAAGGCAAAGTTGAGGGCCTGAGTTGGGAAGTACCTGATGACGTTGGCCAGGTTGCCTCTCCAGAACGACAGGAAGCCCTGTTCCTTGGGGATTCTTATGGCGCAGTCGATGATGCCTTTGTACTGCATATCGGCCGTGATCTGCTTGCTGGCATGCTGGACCTACGCCAGGAGAACAATGGATAGTGTTAGATTCGCCCACATTTTAAACTTATGACGGTTAACGTTTTATCACAGCTTTTTACTCAGGTTCGCTAAGTTGTATAGGTTGTACAAAGTCTACAAAGGTTCCTATATAACTTTGGGCAGTTTTTATAACTTTGGGCAGTGGATTAGATTAAGCTAGTCTTGGGCTGTATGTACAGCATTTGTAACTAATTTTGAGATTTATCATTGAAAAAAGAACATGGTCTTGGACTTGATTGAATCCCTATCCTGCAAACTGACCCTAAATGCTTAGGCTATATACACTATGTACATCAGCTGCTGCATGCTTGTTCAATGCACATTCCTACACTGGCTATTGGATATCAGGTGTCTCCAACCCTTCGTCCAGGACACCCACCATCCTGCAGAACCTAATCTGCTTCACCTGCTTCCGTTAAACAGGTGTAATAAACCTGTGACTCTTAGAACAAACTTGATGAATCTGGATCAAGTAAGGTTTCTTTGACCTTCCAGAGGCGTGTTTTGCTGTGGTAATGACCACATTACCCTTTTTCATTCCAAGAATTAGATCTGCCCTGATCTGCACGAGCGGGAGTAAGCTGGGGAAGGAAGAGTAGGGTAAGGTTGGGGGGGTTGGGGTTTGCAGGGTGCGTAAGTATTAAATTGCAAACCCTTTACTATTCTTAGCTCCAAACACGTTTTTCACTGATCTGAACACACATGACTGCTTGCAGGCGAAATGTGACTGGAAAGAAGTAAGAATATAACTGCACCATAGAAAAACAAGACTACTTTTCTAACATTTCTACTTAGGCTCTTTGTCTTAAACCTTGGGAAACCAAGCGTGGGTGAGAGTACCACCCTAGCTTTTAGTTTAGTGAAAGTTAAGATCTGACTTTAAGACTGAAGCTTCAAAACCACCTTGATGAACCTCTTCTTGAGAGACCTGGATAAGGATATAAGGATTTTACAGCGGCTTCATGAAGAACCATATTTATTCTTCTATGGGGTCGCTGAAAGTATGCTTTATACCTTTATTTAGGGAAGTTTTTGTGCAGTCTGGATATAAGTTACAAGAAAAGTTCTGATAGGCTACATCTTAAGTGTATCACAAAGTTTTACTCTGGAAGAGGAGCACTGGAACTGCAAAGGCAGCATACCTGTAGCATTTACTAATACTTGTACCTGTTTAATCCCAACAAATGGACTGTTATAACCTATTCTATCTTACCTGTACCAGCAACCTGACCTACTAGGCAAAATCCTACCTACTGGAAGTCTGCCTCTTTACGCCACTCAGTAATAAGTGTAGATAGGAAGATAAATAGATGAATCTGGAAACTTCCCCCagcatataaaacagaaaaagaaaacaccatcactctgcctcacctggagcaacagcTTGACTCTCTCAATGGGCGCAACAGCTGTTTTGGAGATGGCAGCGGCGATGCCACCGGCCAAGAAGTCCTTCAGAAAGCTCACCACTCCTTCAGCCATGGTTCTTTAGTCTTTTAGCACACACAGATCCAGCAGAGGCCTCCCTCCCAGATTCCCAGCGCCTTCCAAATGGACGAACCCTGTCCCTCCGCGCGCCTAATAAAAGCAAGGGCGGGTCTCGCGAGAGCGCAGCGCTGACGGACGCGTGGGCATGTCGAACCGCGAGCCGAGCGCGAATAAATTTCCGAGGGCAGGGGTCGACCCCCTGCGCCATGCGTGAACGCGCCACGATTTGGGGACGTTTAAAGGACGAATTGGGGTCTCAGTGGGGTCTCCTCTCTTGACATTTCTGCAGACATATGGCTTAATTGCACCGTGCGTAATCGTGTGACACTTGCTTTTTACGCACGAGCGTTCTGAAAGGGGAGAACGTGAAGTGATTGGACTTGTTTGGTGCAAAACTAACGGTTTAATGGAAACATCTATTTGACAGCGCATCCAGGTTCTGCTAGTAAAGAAAAACAGGGATTTATATGATAtacatgttttaataatttataactGTCCACTACAAAGTGATGAAGACATCTTTGGTGCCTTTTGATGCCTTTATTTGGATGATGGAGGCTGGAGATCATCTTTGCTTTGGGTTTCAGATCTGCACTATAAGACACTGCGTAATTAcgcactaaaaaaaaataagtacagacTTGTACTTAAAAGAGTGCAAAGCTTgtccttatattgaggtacaacgtgttgtacccatgtttttgtacCAGTTAAGTttatataaagattataaacattatcatcaactgattATGTGTCagaaacttgatgatccaaactTGTCTGGCTGTTAAATgaaaaagtataattaaaatatatattgtttattagtccaGTGATgaatgcagaatactgaatgtaccttttgtctagtTAAATGGTATAAACCTGTActttctgctgttaggaaagacctTGTTCTTCAATGgaaacacatctgaccctctCAAGACCAATATAATACATTTGAggatacaattatgaaaagtataCCTTTGGGTAtaagaaagtacttatatcgtacatCTCACAGTGCGCGCAGACAATACGTACGATTTTTACCGTGGTTTTGAATGTTGTTTGGTTGTTTTTCCTGCGTCTTATCGCACGATAGCCAAAGATCATTGCACAGCAATTTAGCTGTTgcaccataacattaaaaccagatAGAGGTAAAGAGAAAATAGAGTATGATTACCAAGCTGGCACTTGGCTGACCTTCAACGATGACATGTGGTTGGAATAATGGAAGTTATTAAATTTGAACaacgttaaataaaaaagaaatcatggagtattatttacttaaaaatatttttttatatataaagaaaaagatCTATATAGAAACATTAACAATCCAAGCGTCATATGCAGCATTGCAAGATAAGGCGTAATTACGCACAGCGCGTCCAAAAAAAACACACGATTTGTACCGGCGTTTTGAgcgtgttaatattttttttaaacctggatGTTGctgttctttccttttctttttttgttcgtttctttttattattattattttgttttagtgttattgttttaatactttttGCTAATGCATTAAAATGCGTGAACATCGATTTTAATTgaattcaacattgattcaatcttatggttttatatgtatggtttatattatacttaaatttacttaaatatgtGTATCTTGTGTAATTATATTCTTATATCCTATAATGTGCTCTTACAATGTAGtaagatacatttaaataataatatttaatattaatataataatattgtgggAAGCTTAGAGTTTAGAGCCCCAaccttttaaactcttaaaatgaaCATAGATTCAGTAATAAACCCACTTGTGTGAACAACGTAcaacattttataaaatgtgaaattatttgttctgtttttcCTAGTTGTTACCATGAGCAAAATTGACTACACGGTCAGAGTAATGTTTGTCTATAGCCTAAGTTAAATTTCTGGACCGTTTGAGGCTGAATTTGgcaaatagaaaattgggtgttttttttttttattgcttccCTTGACAGTTTTTCCATTTCTGCATCTTGTGacaaaaatctgatggtataCTCCAACCTACCTTTGTTACAATAAGCAATATTGAAAGAATTAAAGGTATCTTTCCTGAAATTGGTTGAAAAATATTTCTTCCTTACTACTCTCACCACAcctaatttctgttttttttttttttacattaaacgaTCAGACACCCTATACAAAGAATGTGTTCATTATACAATAATAACGCTGTGAAAGTGTAACACTGTGGTGATAAGAATCGTCCAAGCAGAAAATCTCTTCAACAGCGCCTCCTGGAGAACTTTGGTGAACAGAACTATTACCACACATGGCTGCATACACTATTATTCAATGTATTCCCATATGTGGACCAAAGAGGAAAAGGACCATTCAGAGTgttgttatcagcaacaagtccaaaaagCAGAACCTGTCAAGGTATGTCTTTGTTTTTAGTACAATTTTGTGATGCAACATCAGTACAGATTGGAATTTGAACAGTCAACAAAAAATGTAACACAACTTctcaatcagtgtttttttttattatagtcatCCAGATGaataaggaacacataagaaatcatgtgataaacttaaaagtgttaaacaaaccaaaatactgtgtgAAGCATTTGGGGGTTGTTATCTGGGGCGCTGTTATctttcagtttctgaggctggtaactctgatgaatttatcctttgcaacagaggtaactcttgctctttcttttctagGCTGGTAGTCCTGATGAGTGTCGGTTtcttcataaagtttttgatggtctttgcgactgcacttgaggatacgttCATAGTTattgaatattttttaattgactgaGCTTCATTTCTTTAAGCcatttttcctttacttagttgagtagttcttctcataatatggattagaacattactataGAGCTATTCCCTGTATTACAACTGATGCtcacaaacacattaagaggcaagaaattcaatcaattaacctttgttgcacagttcagcacagctgttaactgaaagccattccaggtgactttacctcaaaAAGCTGAGAAACTGGgaaaaaaacagccaaataatctaaaatataaaacatattttggtttgtttaaaactttttgtttacttaataatctACTGTATTAGTACTGTATATTCTGGTAACTGAATtatgaagaaatttaaaaaagacTTGATGACTTTGTCAttggaaatgttaaaaatgaacagACTCCAGACTGCTGTTCTATATTTGATGAAAAGTCGTGAGATCTGCTGCAGTTCTGCCTCATTTATAAAGAAGAGCAGTACTGGGCGTGTTGGGACTAAACTGGGCAGTAAAGCTGGTCTCCAGGAGGCCGACCAGTGAGCACCAGTTTAAACAATAGCAGAGGGCCTGAGCTGGCTGTGTTGAAGTGGTTGCTTGGTAATGGGGCTCCAGTCTGGTTGGGTGTGTTACTGAAGTCTGTAATTAAATCACAATAGAAAGTAAAGCTCAACACGGAATCTCAAGATGAGGCGTATCTtaatcactgatcactgatcatCAGAACATCATGTATCATCTGAAGAGCAGCATGTTCTTCTGCAGATTCAGGTACAGGTGATCCATTACTGCATCTGTCCTACAGAACATTCATAACTGAGTTTGCAATCATTAATAGGCGGGTTATTATAGTGCTGAAATATGCAgagtatttaaatattataaattaaactaaaatattataaactaACTATTTACAGTCAAGCTATTCACCTTTAGATTTGATCACGAGCTCATTCACACATTCTAAATCTagactttattaatatttaattttaaaataagttttattgCAATAATATATATTCTGCATGTTGATTTAATCATAGCTTTATTCTGGATAAAAGTGTTGCTAGTTGATTCtagacaatattttaatttacaatTATTCTGATTATTACTTCCATTAGAACTACATTGTGAACATTGCAAACACTCTaaatattaattgtattatacattatacattctaGTGATTAGTTTAATTACAGATTCACTCTGTATGATAATAGTTAAAATGTTTTGAATATTAGAAAGGAATTTAGTAGGAATCTTCTGATATTATTTATTAGAAAATCATTGTgcatattacatttattaaaaatgtgttctgcttattaatgtttttacagATTCATGCTGGATACATTTTTTAGAAAATCAAACTCTATACtatttttaatacattacatCTGGATATTAAGGTGATTAGAAATACATTGtggatattaatatttattagaaATTGTTTTCTGTATATTCTTTATTAGAAATTCAATCGATAtgttacatttattaaaacataattcTGGAATTCAACATAATTAGAAATATTACCCcagatatacattttatttaacatttactcTGGATATTACTAGACTATTACTAGAAAATTACTCCGCTCGCTGAACCCGCCTGCTTTTAAGCGCGGTGCGCGGAGGACGCTGCGCGTTACGCGCGCTCCCGGCGTTGCCACGGGCAACCTTCAGCCAAAACAGCGGCGAGCGCGAGGTGGATCCCACAGGTAGCATCAGTACCGAGGGTCTGCTTCAGGATCACTCAGATTAAAACAGGTTTAAATGAGAAACAAGCCACATTTTACGCACCACAGTCGTGCGTAAAGGAACGAAAGACGcgggtattttattttatttttattttgctttctgCGTTTAAAAGGAACTGTTATAATGGCTATTAGAGCGCCCTCGGTTGCCCGGATGTGGCTCCCAGCCATCCAGCACCCCTCATCCAGAATGGGACACCCTGAGCACATTTCTGTGACAGGCTACGGCGCGAGGGCACCATCCACTTCTCTATCGCTGCTCACCGGCAGCCTGGACACGCCCTTTCGGAGCCAGAGCGTGGCCACGGACTTCAGCTTCGCGGGGGAGAAGGGTGCCAGAGCGCGTGCCCACCCAGATCCAGACCACGCGCAATGGACAGAGCTGCCCATGCTAGGTCAGTATATGGTACTCTTGGTAAAAGTACCTGGGAACCAGGAAGGTCAGTGATTGGTCAGTTCCATCAGTCAGTGACTGCACATGGAGTCTAGCTGGAAACCATATAACTACGATTAAGCTGGGCTGTAATGTTGACCACTGTTGGGctcttgagcaaggcccttaacccttaCCGCTCTCTGGGTGtcttctgagtgtgctcactgtgttgtatgtgagtgtgtacactGCAAGGATGGGTTAAAGGCGGAGGACAAATTCCATCTGAGCAAGGATGCCAGTGACATTGACCGGTAGCTGAATTTTTCACTTTTATTCATACTATATAATTCACACTCAAAGATTGTGACACCCCCAAAGTCTGGTccttatatttttttaacagcaaGGGTTTCTTCCCAAAATGACTTCAATGAAAATCAATCAGTAACATGAAATGTACTGCCACACGAGGGCGCTCTCTAACAAGCTGTTGCATTCATCCTAATGTAAAGGCAATGACAAGTATCAACTATCAACCATTTATGTTATATCCAGTAGATAGCATTCAGTagaagtacactgtaaaaagtgtagccctgctcaaattaaaaaaattgatgtccatttgttgcatct
It encodes:
- the slc25a4 gene encoding ADP/ATP translocase 1; the protein is MAEGVVSFLKDFLAGGIAAAISKTAVAPIERVKLLLQVQHASKQITADMQYKGIIDCAIRIPKEQGFLSFWRGNLANVIRYFPTQALNFAFKDKYKKVFLGGVDKNKQFWRYFAGNLASGGAAGATSLCFVYPLDFARTRLAADIGKGTAEREFTGLGNCLAKIFKSDGVRGLYLGFNVSVQGIIIYRAAYFGIYDTAKGMLPDPKNTHIVVSWMIAQTVTAVAGIISYPFDTVRRRMMMQSGRKGADIMYKGTIDCWKRITKDEGPKAFFKGAWSNVLRGMGGAFVLVLYDEIKKYT